The nucleotide window TGAATGAAACATACGTAAACTGTAATGAGAGTTTCGCCAGGCAGATAATGGGGCTTCCAAAAGAAAAGGTTATAGGAGGTTCTTTTCATGAGTTTCGGAAAAAAGTTCCGAAAGAGCTTGCAGAAATATACCTTAAGGATGACAGGAGCCTTATTGAAAAAGGGGGGAACAACTATTACGAAACCAAAGTGGTCTGTGCCGACGGTGTGAACAGGGATTTTCTTTTCCATAAAGCTACCTATCAGGACAATTCAGGAGAAGTAGCCGGAGTTGTCGGAGTAATGCTTGATATAACACAGCGTAAAGAGGCTGAGGAAACCTTCAGAAAAAGTGAAGAAAAATATCGGATTGCTACCGAGCAGACCGGCCAGATCGTGTATGACTATAGTACAAAAACACAGAAAGTAGATTGGGCAGGAGCTATTGTAGAACTTACAGGTTACAACTTTGAGGAATTCCAAAAAATTAGTCCTGAAATATGGCTAGAGCATATTCATCCTGATGACCGCAAAAAAGTAACAGAAAAAGTAAGGATCTTTTTTGAAAGAGAGGAGAAGCTAAGGGAAGAATTCAGATTCAGAAGAAAGGATGGAAATTATATTTATGTAGAGGATAGGGGAGTGCTTCTTAGGGATGAGAAAGGGAACGCATATAGACTGCTCGGAGTAATGAAAGATATAACCAAACTAAAACTGGCTCAGGAAAGCCTTGAGAGAAGTGAAGAAAGATATCGGATTGCGACTGAACAGACAGGTCAGATAGTATATGACCATGATAGGCTCACAGGTAAAATCGAATGGGCTGGAGCCGTTAAAGAGCTTACCCAGTATAGTCCGGAAGACTTTCAAAGTTTTAATAGAAATGACTGGGAAGCAAATATTCATCCTGATGACCGCAAGAAAACTATTGAAAAGTTGGAAAAGTACAGGAAGAGAGAAGAGAGACTTACCACTGATTATAGATTCAGAAGGAAAGACGGAAGCTATCTTTATGTAGAAGACAGCTGGATTTTTCTGAAAGATGAACAGGGGCACTCTTACAGGGAAATCGGGGTAATGAAAGATATTACAGGGTTAAAACTTGCGTCGAAAAAGTTAAGAGAAAGCGAAGAACGATACAGATTTTTTATGAAGAACTTTAGGGGAATAGCTTTCCAGGGAGATCTGGATTTCAAACTCATTCTTCTGGAGGGAAGCGTAGAGGAAATTACAGGATACCTAAGAGAAGACTTCACTTCAGGGAAAATAAACTGGCAACAAATTGTTCTTCCTGATGACTGGAAAAAACTTGTTAATAATAATGAAAGATTAAAGAATGATCCGCTACTTCTCATAGAGAACGAATATCGTATAAGGCACAGGGAAGGAAAAATAAAATGGGTTCGCGAGATTGTCCAGAATATTTCGGACCCAACAGGCAAGAAAAGGATCCTGCAAGGCGCGATTTATGATATAACCGGACAAAAAGAAGCCGAAGAGTCTCTGAGGAAAATAGAAGAAATCCGTAAGAAAGAAATTCATCACCGCATAAAGAATAACCTCCAGGTTATTTCCAGCCTTCTGGAACTCCAGGCTGAAAGATTTAGTGAAAAGGAAGTCCTTGAGGCTTTCCGAGAAAGCCAAAATCGGATTACTACCATGGCTATAATCCATGAGAAACTTTACAGATCAGAAAATAGCGAGACTCTTGATTTTTCGGACTATCTTCAAAACCTGACTTCAGATCTCCTTCATTCATACAATATCAGAAAAGATGACATCAAAACATTTCTGGATATTCAAGAGATTTTTCTCGGAATGGACACTGCAGTTCCTCTGGGGATAATTATTAATGAGCTTGTATCCAATTCTTTGAAACATGCTTTCCCCCAGGGCAGAAAAGGAGAAATCCGAATAAAACTCTGCAAGACTGAAGAGAATGTAAAGAATAAAAGTATAAGTAATATCACTAATAATAATGGTGCAAAGAGCTCAATTAATAAAAATAGTCAATATTCGCTGGTAGTTTCGGACAATGGGTTGGGTTTTCCGGAAAAACTTGATTTCAGGAGTACTGGTTCTCTGGGTCTACAGCTTGTAAACATTCTTGTTGAGCAACTGGACGGTACAATTGAACTTCAAAAAGGTTCAGAGACTAGCTTCAAAATAGTATTTAAGGAAAACAACTGATTATCCAGAGGCTTATCCAATATAAAAGGGGAGATACAATGAAAAAAGCAAAAGTTCTGGTTGTCGAAGATCAGAATATCGTGGCTCTCAATATTAGAAACAAACTGAAAAACCTTGGTTACACCGTGCCGGGTACTGCGTCCACAGGAGAGGAAGCAATAAGAAAAGCCGAGTTAACGAACGCAGACCTTGTTTTGATGGACATTATGTTAAAAGGAGAAATGGATGGAATTGAAGCTGCCCGTGAGATAAAAAACCGACTTCGGATTCCAGTACTATATCTTACAGCCTATACTGATGACGAAACTCTTGAGAGGGCAAAAACAACAGAGCCTGCAGGATATATCTCTAAACCTTTTAAGGAAGAGGATCTGCACAGCAATATCGAAATGGCACTTCATAAACACAGAGCAGAAAAGAAAGAAGCCGAAAGAGAAGCTGAAAAGGAAAATGAAAAAGAAAATGAAAAGACTCCTGAGTAAACATTTACTGCAACCTTTCACCACAAATCTGGACCTGTGAAATCTCGTAAAAATTATAGAATGAATCCTTAATGGACATAGAGAATTTGAAAACCAGAAAAAAGTAGAATTGAGATTGGAGAAAAATAGCAGAGGGAATAATCTCAGCCATTGGTAAAAGAATCCTCTAAATCCTATTATGTAAAAGACAAAAACACTATTTTAATTTACCTGTAACATTGAAACTGAGAAAATTTTTTCTTCAGAAAGGTTTCTTTCACTAAAAACATCCTATTTACTTCCTTTTCGAATCAGTGAGACCCACAAAAAGCTGAAAGTATTAAAACGCTCATTTAGAATATTCGTTGTCTAGCAACCGTTGCGCCGGTTGATCACGCCTATAGGGTTTGGGGATAAGTTTTTCAAATCTAATGATTCTCTGGTTTTCGCTCAAACCTTTTGAGAAAAGGCTTGTGAGCACGCTGTGACTAGAGGTTTTTGATCAAACTTTTTTTAAAAAAGTTTGCGCTCAAGCCTTTTCTCAAAAGGCTTGTGAGCACGCCTATAGGGTTTGGGGAGTAAGGATCTCAAATTCAAGCATTTATGGGATTTTCAATAAAATCTTTTTTCAAAAGGCTTGCAGGCAACAGTAAAATTAATAAAAAAAGAGTTATATTAACCATATAATTTTTGGTGGTCATAAGTAAACCTGAGAGTAAGATGGGAGTTTTCTACTCTACAACATATGTAACCTATAGCTTGCAGTTACTTCGTTAAAGGGGAAAATCAAGATGATAGGATGCAGTTTTAGAAGTATGCGATTTTGAACATATATTTTTAGAGAAACGCAACTTTAGAGATTGTTAAAAAACAGTAAAAAGACAAAGAAAGGAACATAATCCAAAACATAAAGATGGATGAAAAATGGACGAAAAAATGGACAAAACGAAAATTCTAGTTGTAGAAGACCAGGCTATTGTGGCTTTAAATATTAAAATTCGGCTGAAGAATCTGGGGTACGCAGTTCCTAGCACTGCGGTTTCAGGGGAAGAAGCAATAAGAGAAGCTGAGCTTACAAACGCTGACCTGATTTTAATGGATATTATGCTAAAAGGAGATATGGATGGAATTGAAGCGGCCCGAATTATTAAATCACGCTTTGGAATACCCATAATTTACCTTACTGCCTGTACGGATTTTGAGACCCTTGAACGAGCGAATCTAACGGATGCGGAAGGATATATTTCAAAGCCCTTCAAAGAAGAAGACTTATACAAAAATATAGAGACTGCTCTTCTTAAAAACCGGTCAAAAAAGAAAAACAAGAGAGTGGTTAGAGTTAAAGATAAAAGTTATTAAATTAATTGAAGTTATTAAAGTTAATTGAAGATATTAAAGTTAATTGAAGATATTAAAGTTAATTGAAGATATTAAAGTTAATTGAAGATATTAAAGTTAATTGAAGATATTAAAGTTAATTGAAGATATTAAAGTTAATTGAAATTACTAAAAACAATATAAAGAGTCATCACCTTTTTCAGAGTTTAAGGACTTTTGCTGCTTTCATAGCATTGAGAACCATGGTTTCGACATCCATTTTTTGTTCTTCAAGTACAACAAGGTCATAATTTGCTCCAATTTCAGGCCGCTCAGGCACAGCAGTGCAGCTGCCTGCGGGTTGACTGGAAATATCATAGGTTCCGATTTTGCGGGCAATATCTATTATCTCTGTTTTATCAAAAGCTATCAAAGGATGATAAATGGGGATAGCAAGCTGATAGATTTCAGCATACATATTGGCAGCAGTCTGGGAAGCTACCTGTCCCAGGGAAGAACCGGTAATAATTCCACTTGCACCTTCTTTTTTCATAACCTCATAAGCTTCCCGGTACATCATGCGTTTGCAGAGAAGACAGGTATTTTTTCGTTTACATATGTCTATAAAGGCTTTGAGATTAGGACCATGAGGGATCTCGTAAGTTGTAAGCTGATGTCCCGGAGCCCACTTCTGAAGCTGACGAATACATTCAAAAGCGCGTTCTCTTGCGGCATTCTCGGCATAGGGCGAAGTGTTGCAGTATACGGGAATAATCATAACTCCGCGTTTCATCATAAGCCAGGCTGCAACTGGGGAGTCAAGCCCGCCGGACATTAAAATAACCATGCTTCCTTGGGTGCCGAGAGGAAGACCACCGACTCCGTTAAACGTTTCCAGGTAAATGTAAGCAAAATTTTGCCGCATTTCCACGAAAATTTCCTTATCAGGAGAACTCAGGTCAACTCTGGGATGCTTCCCTTTATTTTCCAGAGCACTCCAGACGGCATCCCCGCAGATTCTACCTATGTCCACTGAAGAAAAATGATGATTTCCGCTTCTTCTGGCCCTTACGGCAAAAGATTCGCCTTCTAAAACCAGGTCCTTGGCCAGGGTAGCACATACAATGGCTGCACTCTCAAGGGTCGGTTCAGTCGTCAATGCAGGAGAAGTAGAGACAACCCCAAAAACATCAGCAGCAGCCTCAGCCGCACTGAAATCCGTAGTGTCAATAAATATTCGGCCCCATTCCCTCCGTACCTGGGAATATGGAATATCTCGAGAATCCAGCATTGCCGCAATATTCTTCATAAGAATTTTCTCATACCAGTTACGAACTCCTGTACTTTTAAGGGCAAGTTCACCATACCGAACTATGACTACATTAGATGGAGCTTCAGACCTTAAAGAAGAAGGATCAGAACCAGGATTATCTGGATTTTCGATATAGTTTTCCGGTGTATTCTTGCTTTCTCTCGAGGTATGGGTATCTGCCTTAGGCTTTACTTCGATTTCATTGGAATTGTCTGTCATGGATGCTAACGTTAGGACGGCATGAAGTTTAAAACTTTCAGGATAAAGAATTTGATTTATGAAAGTAAGAGAGTTAATAAGTAAGAGAGTTAATAAGTAAGAGAGTTAATAAGTAAGAGAGTTAATAAGTAAGAGAGTTAATGAGTAAGAGAGTTAACAAGTAAGAAGAAAAAGTTAATAAAAAGCTATGAACCAGATGAAAAGAGTTAATAAGCCATGTCAGTACCATAAAAATATAAAGGAAAATAGTACCAGTACGCATTTAACTGCATACCGGAAAAGATTTATGGGTTTCAATCTTCCGGAACTCGAGTCTTAACCGGATTCCGTAATACTTCATTCTTTACTACTATTTGCTCTTTCCTCATCAGGTTCGGGAACATACCAGTAACCTGGGTCTTCACTTTCCCACCCCTCGTCAAGCTCAGTATAGTTCCCGTTTTCCGGTCCCTCATCAAGCTCAGTATAGTTCCCATTCTCCTGTCCCTCATCAAGTTCAGTATAGTTGCTGCTATTGTATTCCGGACTGTAGGAAGGATCAGTTATTTTTCCTGATTGAGAAAGCTCAGTCATGTTTGCACTTACATTTCCTGAAATATTCTCTTCTCCTCCATACCATCTTGAAGGTAGAGAGTAATTCAGAGTGCTGTCATAATACTCAGGAAGGAAGAACTTAGTTCCTCTTTTCTGTAGAGCGTCAACAAAACCAGGATCGATTTCGTCCAATTTTGCCTTGCATATAGCAGCCTCATCTAGTTTCTTTAGAGTGTAAAGAGCAAAACGTTTGTTGTAAAGGGTCGAAGCTGAGTTCGGGTTAATTGCAAGGATGCTGTCATAACATGAAACTGCTTCTTCAGTTTCTCCCATCATATTGTGGATGTATCCTTTGTTATACCAGGCTGTGATACAATCAGGTTTAAGCTCTATTGTTTTGTTGAAACAATTAAGAGATGCTTTATTGCTGCTTAACGTAAGATAAGTGCAACCCTGGAAATACAAGGCCGTAACATTATCTGGACTATATTCCAGAGCCTTATTGTAACAGTCAATAGCTTGCTGGTATTTTTCCAGCTTGTAGAGCACAAAGCCCTTTTTATTGTAGGCGTCCACATTTCCAGGGTCCAGTTCAAGAATTCTGTCATAGCAGCCTACTGCACCCTCAAAGTCTCCGCTGTTTTCCAGGGCTTTTCCCTGTTTGTAAATAATCTCCCTGTCATCCGGCGAGATTTCAAGCATTCTCTCGTAACATTCAGCAGTTTCCTCGTATCTACCAAGTGCTTCCAGTAAAGAGGCTTTTTCGGCCATGACCTGGGAACTTTCAGGCTGAAGCTTAATTATTCTATCGTAGTCTGACAGTGCTTCATCGGGTTTATTGGATTTCGATAGAGCAAGAGCCCGACTTCTGAGAGCCTCAATGTTTTCAGGCTCAGAGTTAAGAAGTGTAGTGTAACAGGAGATTGCCTCATCATACCTGCTCAGATTAGAGAGGGCAAGACCTTTCCCAAGGAGGGCATCTGAATTGCTGGAGTTTAGAGCAAGCAACTGGTCATAGTAACTGACTGCTTCTTCAAGCTTTCCAAGATTGCCTACAGTAGAAGCTATCCCATATAGGGCTCTACTTGACTGTGGGTCAAGGTCCAGGGCTTTCTTGTAGCATTCCAGAGCTTCTTCACTTCTATTTAACTTATCAAGTATCAAGCCTTCTTCATACCAGGCCTCAGCACGTGCAGGATTAATTGCAAGCACCATATCATAAGAAGTCAGTGCATCATCGTACATTCCGAGTTTACTGTAGATAGAGGCTTTTCCATACCATGCAGTATCGTAACTGACCTCGGGGCTAAAAAGGTTCAAATCTTCAGAAGGTTCGGCATGGTCTTCTGAGCTCATGTACTCATAATTCAGAAGATAAGCCCAGAAACCTCCAGAAAGCACCTGGGCAGGATTGGCATCTGTACTATTGTTTTTAACTTGCTCTGATACTGGAGTTATTGAGTCCTGTTCCATGCTTTTGTTCAACTTAAAGCGTGCAGCAGAATACTCGGGATCTATCAGAAGAGTCTGGTTATAGCATTCTGAAGCTTCTTCATGCTTTCCGAGTTCATCAAGAACTAGCCCTTTATTGTACCAGGCAGCTGCACTGCTTGGTACAGCCTCAAGGACTTTGTTGTAACATGTAAGCGAGCTTTCACATTTTCCAAGTTTCGCCAGGGCGAAAGCCTTACCAGACCAGGCAAATGTATAGTTTTCTTCAATATCGAGAGCTTTATCATAGCTTTCAACTGCATCTTTGTAGTCTTTGATTTTTGAAGAGTCTAAGCCTTTCTGGTACCATACTTTAGCATACCCGGAGTCCAGTTTCAGAGCTTGGTCATAGCATTCAACTGCTTCTTCATACTTGCCAAGCTTTTCAAGGCCCATGCCTTTCATATACCAGACAACAGCATGTTCAGACTCGGTTTCAAGAACCTTATCATAACACTCAATCGCAGAATCGTACTTTTCAAGCTTATCAAAAGACAGGGCTTTCTCGTACCATATCTTAACTGTGGGTGACTTAAATTCAGGATTTAATGGATAAGACGGAAGTGCAACCTCGTAAACACTTAGCTGTTCAAGTGAATCACTTCCGATTTCCTCAACCTGAATTCCTGTGTCCGGGTTAAGCGCTTTATCATAACACGCTATTGCAGCGTCATATTGGCCTGTTTTATTAAGCAGAGAGCCTTTACTATACCAGGCCTCGGAATTACCAGGATTGTAAACCAGAACTTCATCATAGCATTTCAGAGCTTCTTCGTTTCTTCCAAGCTTCTCAAGGCATACACCCTTCCTCTGTAAAACATCAAGATTTTCAGGTTCTGACAGAAGAACAAATTCATAGCAAGTAAGCGCCTCATCATAAATTGCCATTTTTTCAAGGTTAATACCTTTATTATGCCAGGCATCCACAATATCCGGATTAAAAGAAATTGCCTTGTCATAACAATCTATTGCAGTTTCGTAATCACCGGATTTATCAAGAACTGCTCCTTTTTGATACCAGAGTTCACCATTGTTAGGCGTGATATTAAGAGCGCTGTCAAAGCATTTAATTGCCTCAGGATACTTCTCAAGTCCGATGTAAGCCATTCCCTTCATCCGCAGAGAGTTGGAAGAATTGGAGTTAAGTTCAATAGATTTTTCATAAGAGTTCAGAGTTTCCTGATCAAGACCTAGCTGCTCAGAAGCAAGAGCTTTTCGATACCACACTGTGGCGAGATAGGTATCGGCTGCAAAGCTTTTATCGTAGCAGTTAACGGCCTCAACATATTTTTTTAGCTCAAGCTGTTTGTTGCCCTTATCATACCAGTTTTCGGAAGAAATCGGAAAGGTTAAAAGAGCCTTATGATAACAATTAACTGCTTCGGCATTCTTTCCCAGTTCGGCCAGAGAACGTCCTTTTCCGTACCAGGCCAGTGACGAATTAGAATCGATCTTAAGTGCTTCATTATAGCAGTTCATAGATAGTTGATATTTTTTAAGGGAGTATAACGTGTTCCCCTTGTCAATAAGACCTTCTATAGAAGCTGGGCGCTGTGCCATTATCTCAGAGAGATCAGGACTTACTTCAGTCTTTTCATTAACATCGGTCACATTAGTTTTTCCATCATTTTCTGCAGCCAGTTCCTGACCTGTGATGGCTCCTGCTACAGGTAAAAAACCTGAAAAGAAATATAACATTAAAGCAAGGAGAATATAAGAACTGACAATCAAATTACCTTTTCTAACTGAGCTCATTAAATACCCCGGTTTATTCTAATGAGTTCTTATGAAGACTTTTCACAAAGAGTCTCACACTGTCGCTGTATTCACTGTTCTGTACGGTTTCTATCTACATAAGCATGAGTGATTAAAGAATAAAAGTAACTATATAATATATTTTTGCTCCCCCGGTGAATAATTTAGATAGTATAAAAGGCCAGTCACATGCATTGTAACTTAATTTTAGAAGTTATCCCATATAAAATTTATGCAGTATAAAAAGACCCTCTGAATTGTTATTATACTTAACGCAGTATATTATTGTTACAGAAATAATAAATCGTAAAATAGAAAACACTCCGACAGTAAAATAAGATTTTTGACAGTAAAATAGAATTAATGATAAAAATACAGTCATTGATAGAGATATATCTCAAAATCCCAGTAGATATACGAAAAGATTATACATTGAAACTCCTATTGCAAAAGCATGCAGAAGGAAGAACTGGATTTCTTCAAAAAATGGTTTCTGGATTACGTAGACCAATTTTCCTCTCCGGAAGCTTTTATTCAGGAAAATATTGATTTGAAAATCGAACATACATCAAGAGTCTGTGAAAACATACTCTTACTCGCTAAAGCTGAAAACCTGGAGAAAGAAGGCTCCAGGCTGGCCGAAACAATAGCTTTATTTCATGATCTGGGTCGTTTTGAGCAGTTTACGAAATACAGGACGTTCAGTGACCTGGAATCTGAAAATCATGCCCTCCTTGGGGTAAAAATTCTGAAAAATGCCGGAATTCTTACCATTCTATCTCGGAAAGAGAAAGATTTAATTCTTAAAGCTGTGGAATATCATAATAGCATGGCAATTCCCGAATGCACAGAAACTTCCAGTGAATTCCTTTTTTATTTGAAATTGATTCGGGATGCCGATAAACTGGATATCCTGAAGCTTGTAAGTGAAGACTATGAAAAAAAGGAGGAATTCAGGAACCCGGCTCTTGAATTCGATATGCCTGATACGCCTGGATGTTCGGAAAAAATAGTTGCTGATATCCTGAATAATAGAATGGCAAAGCTTACAGATGCCAAAAATCTGAATGATATTAAACTCCTTCGTCTGAGCTGGATTTTCGACATTAATTTTCCTGCGGCTTTTAGCCTTCTCAGAGAACGTGGTTATCTAAAGACAATTCTGTACTCAATACCAGAAATTGAAGAAGTGCAGATAGTACGCAAACATATTGATAGCTATTTGAATGCAATTGAAACCAGGCCCAGAAACGAAGCTATGAAAACAGATATCAGCTAAGCTAATAAGCATTAAAGAGTATAGATCAGATTAAACCGAAACATCAATAAGTGTTAGATAAACTGAACAAAAGAGAGCTGAATAAAAGAGAGAAGAGATGATGTATGAAAATTATAAATGCGATTCATTAGAAAAGGAAATCCAACTCATTAGAAAAGGAAATCCAACTCATTAGAAAAGGAAATCCAACTCATTAGAAAAGGAAATCCAACTCATTAGAAAAAGAAATCCAACTCATTAGAAAAAGAAATCCAATTCATTAGAAAAAGAAATCCATTCAGAAATCATTTAAATGTTAGCTTACTCCATGAATCTTCTACGAGATTCATTGCCCAAACTGCGCCGATAATCTGAACGAACCTGATTTCTTAACTGTTCTTCAAGCATTGATTCCAGGGAATCTTCTTTAATATTTTTCTCTATATGTTTATCCTTTTCCTCTAAACCCGATCTACTTTGACTCTTTTTCTCTGTCATATTAAAATCATCCCCGGTTCACTTAGATAATATACATTTTGCTGTAATCTACACTTTCACTTAAATTTATTCTCAATTATCTTTTAGAACGTTAGTTTAATTAAATATTACTAGCAGGATTAAAAATTATTTTAGTTAAATGTTATTTTAAATTAGAGTATCATCTTAAACTAAAACATTGTTTCAAATTAGAGCGTTGTCTTAAACTAGAACATTGTTTTAAGTTAGAGTATTATTTTAATTAGGATTTTTTTGGACCTTTCATTATTGAGCCAGAATCTTGAAAGATGTTCAGGTTTTATCAACTGCTTTGATTCCGGAAGGCTGTTCAATAAACTCCACTTCGAGCCCGGAAATTTCACGCAGCCTGGAGCATAAAGCCTCCATACCCGGATTTTCCGTGGCATAGTGAGTAGCATCAATAAGACAGAGTTCCTCATACTCACGGATAATGTTATGCTTAAGTTCGGAAGATATGAAAGCATCGACTCTATTTGCCCTTGCAATTTCAAGGAACTCAGTAGTAAAGCCACTGCCACCAATGACCATTACTCTCCTTATTTCCTCTTTTTCACCAACATATATTACAGGAGTTTGCAGGGTCTCCGAAACATGAGATGCCAGTTCAGCCGAAGTACAGGATTCGACCTCTCCTATTATGCCGGTTTCCACATTTTCGAGATTCTTTAGTCCAAGCCTTGCAGCAAGCACATCATTAATGCCCCCTTCAGCCCTATCATAGTTTGTATGCATGCTGTAAAGGGATATTCCGTTATCAAGAGCAAGCCTGAGGGATTCAGCAAGGGATTTTGAGACTTTGTTTATCGGATGGAAGATAAGAGTATGGTGGGTAACCAGAAGATTTGCTTCCATTTCTGCGGCTTTCTTAAGCACATAAGAATTGGCATCGAGAGCAACTGCAATTCTTTCTATATTATTTCCCAGGTTGAGAATTAGTCCGATTCTGCCTTCATCAAAATCTTCAGCAAGTTCAGGCGGCGCGATTTCTTCGAGAGTTTCTACGACCTTTATAAGTTCCATGAAAAAACCTCCGATATCGGAAGGAATTACTACTTTTTGATTAAGTTTTGAGACTTATGAAACTTCCTTTCCTGATTCTTTAGGATACACGGCCTTAAAAAGAAAACAACTCTGATATAAGAAGTTTATTAGAGATGAAAACAGTACAAAAAATTAAATACCTTATGCCAAGATAATTTATAGAGTTTAGTAAAAGTTCTTATCGTGTAATGAAATTAGAGCTACTAAATTAATAAAGTTAGAAAAATGCAAATCATAAGGGAGTGCTGGGGCAAAACCGATGCATAGAGTAGTAAAATACGGCTGATTCAATAGTAAATAGACATTTATTATGTATAATTTATAGTCGTAAATTTAAAGAGCTGTAGCCATTTCAGGAACTCAAAATGCATGCTTCCAGTGCGTAGATTAAGTATAAAGATATCAAATTCAAGGAAGATGATTATGGCTAAGAAGCTTGCACTGATTGCATTACTTGCCGTTTTCTTCGTTTCGGCTTTTTCAGTAACTGCTTTTGCGGAAGAAGACATCGAGTGGGTAGAGAAACAGGATGGAACAACACTGTACTGGGGGGATACGGTAACAGTCAATGGCTATGATATAAAGGCAGAAGATTTTAACGATGACAACCAGGTTTTTATTTCAATCTCAAAAGACGGAGAAAAACTTAAGACTTCTCCACTTTCCGTAGGCCTGGAAGTCGTATATGACGACAGGATAAAGGTTTATGCCCAGGAAGTGGACCCTAATTATGAGACTATCGAGAAAAACGGAAAGAAATTCAAAACCGGAAACTGGAACCCCTATGCTAAACTGGATATCCTTATAAAAGGA belongs to Methanosarcina barkeri 3 and includes:
- a CDS encoding response regulator; the protein is MKKAKVLVVEDQNIVALNIRNKLKNLGYTVPGTASTGEEAIRKAELTNADLVLMDIMLKGEMDGIEAAREIKNRLRIPVLYLTAYTDDETLERAKTTEPAGYISKPFKEEDLHSNIEMALHKHRAEKKEAEREAEKENEKENEKTPE
- a CDS encoding response regulator, with the protein product MDKTKILVVEDQAIVALNIKIRLKNLGYAVPSTAVSGEEAIREAELTNADLILMDIMLKGDMDGIEAARIIKSRFGIPIIYLTACTDFETLERANLTDAEGYISKPFKEEDLYKNIETALLKNRSKKKNKRVVRVKDKSY
- a CDS encoding PAS domain-containing protein is translated as MKVIKGNDLLEKAGKIPERYKEKIIEELSPITSSIFLRLGKEGTVLCASKAANALLEYWGIREGEKVPQELRHSIRRVLRQENPENLEIQAGETTYFTVLYPFPKKEYVNLEGFNTTLKALTEEKLGKKEKQYRFLSKLCNLYRMSLTCKNVQEIMEESALVIAKGLDIEFSRILELKSDGNFIMRAGYGWKDKTIDSVIIEKKSQAECTLVLRRPILPKDIENETRFECIEYLRQYGILSGVSVLIGDINKPFGLVEVYSREKREFTEDDEYFLDSAAFLLSEVIKRLHYEEELQIHQQELEELVEKETLAYTEANEKLVHEVMERRKIENKLQNNVQFLEILLDSIPSPVFQRDLNETYVNCNESFARQIMGLPKEKVIGGSFHEFRKKVPKELAEIYLKDDRSLIEKGGNNYYETKVVCADGVNRDFLFHKATYQDNSGEVAGVVGVMLDITQRKEAEETFRKSEEKYRIATEQTGQIVYDYSTKTQKVDWAGAIVELTGYNFEEFQKISPEIWLEHIHPDDRKKVTEKVRIFFEREEKLREEFRFRRKDGNYIYVEDRGVLLRDEKGNAYRLLGVMKDITKLKLAQESLERSEERYRIATEQTGQIVYDHDRLTGKIEWAGAVKELTQYSPEDFQSFNRNDWEANIHPDDRKKTIEKLEKYRKREERLTTDYRFRRKDGSYLYVEDSWIFLKDEQGHSYREIGVMKDITGLKLASKKLRESEERYRFFMKNFRGIAFQGDLDFKLILLEGSVEEITGYLREDFTSGKINWQQIVLPDDWKKLVNNNERLKNDPLLLIENEYRIRHREGKIKWVREIVQNISDPTGKKRILQGAIYDITGQKEAEESLRKIEEIRKKEIHHRIKNNLQVISSLLELQAERFSEKEVLEAFRESQNRITTMAIIHEKLYRSENSETLDFSDYLQNLTSDLLHSYNIRKDDIKTFLDIQEIFLGMDTAVPLGIIINELVSNSLKHAFPQGRKGEIRIKLCKTEENVKNKSISNITNNNGAKSSINKNSQYSLVVSDNGLGFPEKLDFRSTGSLGLQLVNILVEQLDGTIELQKGSETSFKIVFKENN
- a CDS encoding tetratricopeptide repeat protein, yielding MSSVRKGNLIVSSYILLALMLYFFSGFLPVAGAITGQELAAENDGKTNVTDVNEKTEVSPDLSEIMAQRPASIEGLIDKGNTLYSLKKYQLSMNCYNEALKIDSNSSLAWYGKGRSLAELGKNAEAVNCYHKALLTFPISSENWYDKGNKQLELKKYVEAVNCYDKSFAADTYLATVWYRKALASEQLGLDQETLNSYEKSIELNSNSSNSLRMKGMAYIGLEKYPEAIKCFDSALNITPNNGELWYQKGAVLDKSGDYETAIDCYDKAISFNPDIVDAWHNKGINLEKMAIYDEALTCYEFVLLSEPENLDVLQRKGVCLEKLGRNEEALKCYDEVLVYNPGNSEAWYSKGSLLNKTGQYDAAIACYDKALNPDTGIQVEEIGSDSLEQLSVYEVALPSYPLNPEFKSPTVKIWYEKALSFDKLEKYDSAIECYDKVLETESEHAVVWYMKGMGLEKLGKYEEAVECYDQALKLDSGYAKVWYQKGLDSSKIKDYKDAVESYDKALDIEENYTFAWSGKAFALAKLGKCESSLTCYNKVLEAVPSSAAAWYNKGLVLDELGKHEEASECYNQTLLIDPEYSAARFKLNKSMEQDSITPVSEQVKNNSTDANPAQVLSGGFWAYLLNYEYMSSEDHAEPSEDLNLFSPEVSYDTAWYGKASIYSKLGMYDDALTSYDMVLAINPARAEAWYEEGLILDKLNRSEEALECYKKALDLDPQSSRALYGIASTVGNLGKLEEAVSYYDQLLALNSSNSDALLGKGLALSNLSRYDEAISCYTTLLNSEPENIEALRSRALALSKSNKPDEALSDYDRIIKLQPESSQVMAEKASLLEALGRYEETAECYERMLEISPDDREIIYKQGKALENSGDFEGAVGCYDRILELDPGNVDAYNKKGFVLYKLEKYQQAIDCYNKALEYSPDNVTALYFQGCTYLTLSSNKASLNCFNKTIELKPDCITAWYNKGYIHNMMGETEEAVSCYDSILAINPNSASTLYNKRFALYTLKKLDEAAICKAKLDEIDPGFVDALQKRGTKFFLPEYYDSTLNYSLPSRWYGGEENISGNVSANMTELSQSGKITDPSYSPEYNSSNYTELDEGQENGNYTELDEGPENGNYTELDEGWESEDPGYWYVPEPDEERANSSKE
- the thiI gene encoding tRNA uracil 4-sulfurtransferase ThiI, with amino-acid sequence MTDNSNEIEVKPKADTHTSRESKNTPENYIENPDNPGSDPSSLRSEAPSNVVIVRYGELALKSTGVRNWYEKILMKNIAAMLDSRDIPYSQVRREWGRIFIDTTDFSAAEAAADVFGVVSTSPALTTEPTLESAAIVCATLAKDLVLEGESFAVRARRSGNHHFSSVDIGRICGDAVWSALENKGKHPRVDLSSPDKEIFVEMRQNFAYIYLETFNGVGGLPLGTQGSMVILMSGGLDSPVAAWLMMKRGVMIIPVYCNTSPYAENAARERAFECIRQLQKWAPGHQLTTYEIPHGPNLKAFIDICKRKNTCLLCKRMMYREAYEVMKKEGASGIITGSSLGQVASQTAANMYAEIYQLAIPIYHPLIAFDKTEIIDIARKIGTYDISSQPAGSCTAVPERPEIGANYDLVVLEEQKMDVETMVLNAMKAAKVLKL